Genomic segment of Oceanimonas sp. GK1:
CTGGTAGGGCGGATGCAGAAAGCCTGAAGCAGACTCAGCCGCGTGTTGAACGCACCTTCGTCGGCCAAAGCGCACTGCTTCGCCGGCACGCCGTGAATACTTCCTTGTAGGCTCCACTGCGCCATCCATGGCGCAGAGGGCACGGCGAAACAGACACACTTTGTCCTCCTGGCTGTCACTCTGAGTTGCCTGCTGGCATCCAACAGTTAACTCTGAAGCTGCACGAAGCAGCAGTGGGGATTGCCGGAGCCGACCGTCACATGCCATGGACGGCATGTGCCGAGCGTTACAGGGAGGTGCTTGAAGCGTGTTGGCAGAGCGCAACCGCGCTGTTGCTTCGCATTGCGCTCTCTTCCTGTTTTATTGCTGTTTCAGATAGTCCAGCACCACCTCGTGGTGATCCTTGGTCTTGAACTTGTCGAATACCTTGGCCACGGTGCCGGTTTCGTCAATCAGAAAGCTGATGCGGTGAATGCCGTCGTATTCCTTGCCCATGAACTTCTTCGGCCCCCAGACGCCAAAGGCATCGGCCACGGCGTGGTCCTCGTCGGACAGCAGGGTGAAGTTGAGCGCGTCCTTTTCTTCAAACTTTTTCAGCCGCGCCACCGAGTCCGGGCTGATGCCCAGCACCACCACCTTGAGTGCCTCCAGCTCGGCACGGCTGTCCCGCAGGCCGCAGGCCTGTACCTTGCAGCCCGGAGTCATGGCCTTGGGGTAAAAATACACCAGCACCTTCTTGCCGCTGAAGTCGCTCAGGCTGACGGCCTGGCCGTTCTGATCGCAAAGGGTAAAGGCCGGAGCCTGCTTGCCTTCCTGCAGATAGGTCATTTGCTGTTTCCTGTGGTTGGTTTGCGTTTGAGGCGAAAACTGTAGGAGTCGCACTCCAGCTCGGTGCACAGCCGCTCAAAAGTGGCCTGGGCTTCGTCGTCGCTGAGCTGCTCGGGCAGGTTGAGCTGAAAATGCGTCTGGAACTTGCCGTTGTGCTCCCCGTTCAGGGTCTGGTTCTGCATGGCCTGAATGTCCCAGCCGGCGTCGCTGAAAAACTGGGTGCAGCGATTCACGATGCCGGGCCGGTCGGTCAGCGTAATATCGGCATCGGCGCTCAGCACATAGCTGGGCTGATTCAGCACCTGGGTGCGTTTCATCATGGTGATCAACTGCTGGCTCTGGCCAAACAGCGGCAGGGTGGTTTCCAGCCGGGTGATCTGGTTCCAGCTGCCCGACAGCAGCAGAATAAAGGTAAACTCGTTGCCGAAAATGCCCAGACGGCTGTCGACGATGTTGCAGCCGCAATCGGAAACATGGCGGGCCACTTCGTTCACGATGCCGGCTCTGTTTTCGCCTATGGCGGTCACCACGAGATGATGGGTCATCGGCAGTCCGAATAATGCTGTGGGAAAGACCTGGCATGTTAGCATAAAAGCCGGTTGGCTCCAGTGCCTCTCTTGTATTAGGGTAGGGCCACCACTAGCATAACCGCCTTTGCCCTTGTGCGATTTTCACTTCGTTGACAGCGAAAGCAGGCAAGGGGCGCGTTAACCGAAGCGAACTTTAGGGCATGAATCAAAGCGTGAAAGCAAAACCGATAATGATAAGCCTGCTGGCCGTGGCGGTACTGGCCGGCTGCAGCAATCCGGAAACCCGCAGTCAGGCCAACCGCGGCTTTGACTATGAGCAGGAAACCCTGCGCACCGCTCCGTTGCTGATCCCGGAAGGACTGCAGGCGCCCCGTTTCAACACCGAATACGTGATCCCCAAGGGCACGGCCCAGGGCGTGACCGGCAAGGTGCTGGATATTCGTCCGCCCACCCAGGTGCTGCCGCTGGTGCGGGGCTCCGAAGCCATGACCGAGGGCAGCGGCCTGTGGTTTTACCAGCAGCGTCTGGATCAGCCGCTGGAGCGCGAGCTGAACCAGGCCCTGACCGTCTTTTTTGAGCAGACCGACACCGACTACGATGCCGTGGCCAATGGCTTTGAAAGCAGCGGCGACGCCATCGGTGCACCCAGCCAGCAGTTTCGCTGGCAGCTGATGCCGGACGCGGTACGCCGGGCGGTGGCGGTGCAGGTGCAGAGCACCGAGGGCGGCGGCGTTCTGGCCCAAGACCGGCTGCGGGCCGAAGCATCCATGCTCAACGCCTTTTCATTGTCTTACCAGCGCGAGCTGAGCCGTCAGCAGGAGCTGCTCGATCAAGGCCCCATCGCCCTGACCCTGGATGCCGGGCAAGGCCTGCTGCTGGCAGAGCAGGACTACGACCGCACCTGGAAGCGGCTGATCACCCTGCTGCCCAGGCTGGGCTTTGACATCAGCAACCGCCAGCAGGCGCTGGGCTATGTGGACGTGGAGTTTGATGGCCTGAGCAAGGGAGATTGGCAGGACCTCAGGCTGCCGGCGCTTGATATTCCCGAGCAGGAATACCGCATTCAGCTGGGGGATCTGGGCAGCCGCACCAGCCTGAGCCTGAGCAACAAGGACCGGGAGCCGGTGGCGGCCGACGTCCTGAGCAAGCTGGTCAACACCCTGGCGCCAGCCTTTGAGCGCACCGATCTGGTGCGCTGAGTGTTGGGTAGGCCCGAATCAAGTCGGGCCTACCCGTCCCCAATTCCCAATCCTCATTCCCTCAACACCATGAACCCCATCCAGCAGGGCTTTGTGCTGACCCGCCACAGCCGGGATCGCCAGGGCCATATCGAGCTTCACTACTGGCTGTGCACGCCGCAGGGGCCGGCGCGGCTGACGGTGCGCGGCGAGCGCGCCCTGCTGATGGTGCCGCTGGCGGACCGTCTTCACGTGGAGCAGGCCCTCACGGGGCTTGAGTTTGAATGGCGCGAACCCGGTCTGCAGAGCTTTGCGCGACAACCGCTGGCGGTGCTGTATCTCAATACCATGAGCGAGCAGCAGCAGGTGGTGCAGCGGCTGCAGGCACACGGCATCGAGGTGCTGGAGCACGACTTTCGCCCTCACGAGCGTTACCTTATCAGCCGCTTTATTCGCGGCAGCGCCGAATTTACCGGCACCGTACGGCCCCGGCAGGGCTTTGTGCAGGTCGATGACGCCCGGCTGCGCAAGGGCGACTGGCAACCGCGTTTTCGCGTGTTGTCGCTGGACATCGAATGCTCGGGCCAGGGCGAGCTCTACTCCATTGGTCTCTACGGCGATGGTCTGGCCCGGGTGCTGATGATTGGCGCGCCCGAGCCCGCCGTTACCGACATACAGTGGGTGGCCGATGAACGGGCGCTGTTGCAGGGCCTGGAAAGCGAGCTGGCGGCATATGACCCCGACATCATCATCGGCTGGAATCTGGTGGCCTTTGATCTGCGGCTGATGTTGAAGCGGGCGGCGCTGCACGGCATCAGGCTTCGGCTGGGCCGCGGGGGCGAGGAGGCGTTTTTGCGCGAGCGGCCCCACACCGAGCAGGTGTTTGTCACCCTGCCGGGCCGGGTGGCCATCGACGGCATTGATGCGCTCAAGACCGCCTGTTACGCCTTTGACAGCTTCAGCCTGGAGTCGGTGGCCCAGGCGTTGCTGGGCCGGGGCAAGCAGACCGAGGACGTGGCCAACCGGCTGGCGTCCATCATGCACGACTTTCGCGTTAATAAGCCGAAACTGGCCGCCTACAACCTGGAGGACTGCCGCCTGGTGTGGGACATTTTTACCCACACTCGGGTGCTCGACTTTCTGCGCCTGCGCAGCCAGCTGACGGGGCTGGAGCTGGATCGCATCGGCGGCTCGGTGGCGGCCTTTGTGCAGGTGTACCTGCCGCACCTGCACCGGGCCGGCTTTGTCGCCCCCAACCTGCCCCCTGGCGGCGGCCTGGCCAGCCCCGGCGGCTATGTGATGGACTCCCGGCCCGGCCTCTATCGCCATGTGCTGGTGCTCGACTTCAAAAGCCTGTACCCGTCCATTATCCGCACCTTTCGCATCGATCCCCTCGGGCTGGTGCTGGGGTTGGAAGAAGAGGACGCCATTCCCGGCTACCGGGGAGCGCGCTTTTCCCGCCGCCATCACTTTTTGCCCGACATCATCGCCGGGCTCTGGCGCGAGCGGGATCAGGCCAAGCGTGAAGGGGATGCGTCCCGTTCCCAGGCCATCAAGATACTGATGAATTCCTTTTACGGTGTGCTCGGCTCCGGCGGCTGCCGGTTTTACGATACCCGGCTGGCGTCTTCCATTACCCTGCGCGGTCACCACATCATGCAGCACAGTGCCCGGCGCATCGAGGCCGAAGGCCACGAGGTGATCTACGGCGATACCGATTCGGTGTTTGTGCTGCTCAACGGTGAGCACGATGAGGGCTCGGCCAGCCGGGAAGGACAGCGGCTGGCCGAGCTGATCACCGCGCACTGGCGTGAGCAGTTGCGGACAGAACTGAACCTTGAGAGTTACCTGGAGCTGCAGTTTGAAAGTTACTTCGCCCGCTTTTTGATGCCCACCATTCGCGGCCGGGAAGAGGGCTCGAAAAAGCGCTACGCCGGGCTACGGGTTAAACATGGCGAATCCGGGCTGGTGTTTAAGGGGCTGGAAACGGTGCGTTCCGACTGGACGCCACTGGCCCGGGCCTTTCAGACCGAATTGTACCGGCTGGTGTTCAACGATGAGGATCCCACCGGCTTGGTGCGGGACACCCTGGCGCAAACCCTGGGCGGGCAGCGGGATGAGGAGCTGGTGTATCGCAAGCGGCTGCGCCGGCCGCTGGCCCAGTATGTGAAATCCCAGCCACCCCAGGTGCGGGCGGCCAGGCTCGCCGACGAGCACAATGCCCGTCTGGGCCGGCCGCTGCGCTACCAGCGCAAGGGGGTCATTGCCTATGTGATCACGGTGAACGGGCCGGAGCCGGTGGAATACCGGCAGTCGGCCATCGACTATCAGCATTATGTGGACAAGCAGCTCAGGCCGGTGGCCGATGCCATTCTGCCCTTTGTGGGGCTGACCTTTGAAGGCATCACCGGCCAGCAGCTGGGGTTGTTCTGAAACGCCCCTAGTCCCGTTTTTTATCGTCGTCCTTTTCGTCATCGGGATGATACTTGCCCGGGGGCACGCCCCACTCATCCTTGTTGCGCTTTTCTTCCTCTTCCCAGTCGCGTAGTTTCATTTTGTCGCGGTTTTTCTTGACGTTTTTCTCAATTTGCTTGGTGTCCTTGAGGGCACTGACGAACATACCAACCAGAAACAGCAGGGGCAGGGTAATCCAGAGCCAGACGTTCATGGTGTTTTCCTCATCGGTGAATGTAGCGGGCGAAAATGTCGTCCAGCATATTAAGGATATGCGTTTTACCCAATATTGGCCGGGTAGCCAAGGCATCGACCACCAGTGTCGGCGTCAACTGATGTTCACAGGCTTGCGCCAGTGGCCGGTAGCTGAGGTGCCAGGGCTCGGCGGCGATGCCTTGGGGCTTGGCCCCAGGGCCTTGGACCTTGCCATAAGGCAGGTAAAAGCCAAAGCGACCCATGTTGGCATCCAGCCATTGGCTCAGCGGGTGAAAATACCCGCCTTGATCATATTCCCAGGGCTCCAACTGCAGCCTGGTGTCGGCGGGCAGCAGGGTGGGATCATAGACGTCCAGATCCGTGCCCCAGTGGTGGCGGCTGGTGCCGGGCAGGGCGCTCCAGCGCAAAATGGCATGAATGCGCTCGGGCTCGCTCAAGGACAGCGCGTCCAGCGGCCGGCTGTGTTCATCCAGCAGCGGCCGGTGGCCCTCGAACTTGCCGTTCCAGATGGCCAGCTGGCGCTCAAAACCGCGAAAGCTCGACGCCGGCACCAGATGGAATCCGGCACCGGCGGCGGCCGCCTGCAGGGCCACAAAGGCTTCCCGGGCCTCAGCCTGCAGCCGGTGGCCCGGCTCGGCCAGGGGCACCAGGTGGTGTTCACTCAGGCCCAGCAGGCAGTCGGGGCTCATGCCAGCAACCGCTCCAGAATGCCTTCGTACATGTCGGTGAGCTGTTCCAGATCGGCGATTTTCACGCATTCGTTGAGCTTGTGAATGGTGGCGTTGACCGGGCCCAGCTCAATCACCTGGGCGCCGGTCTGGGCGATAAAGCGGCCGTCGGAGGTGCCGCCGGTGGTGAGCAGGGCCGGCTCCTGGTGACGCACCGCCTTGACGGCGTCCACGGTGGCCGCAACCAGATCGCCGCTGTCGGTAAGAAAGGGCTTGCCGTTCAACAGCCAGCTGAGATCGTAGTCGAGGCCATGGGCGTCGAGCACGCTGTGCACCCGGGCCTTGATCTTGTCTTCGTCCAGCTCGGTGCTGAAGCGGAAGTTGAACTGCACCTGCATGTCGCCCGGAATCACGTTGGAGGCGCCGGTGCCGGCGTGAATATTGGCGATCTGAAAGCTGGTAGGCGGAAAATAGTCGTTGCCCTTGTCCCAGGTGGTGGCGGCCAGCTCGGCCAGCGCCGGGGCGGCCTTGTGCACCGGGTTGTCGGCCAGGTGCGGATAGGCCACATGGCCCTGTACGCCTTTCACGGTCAGGTCACCGGTGAGGGAGCCGCGGCGGCCGTTCTTGACCACGTCGCCCACTTCGTGGGTGGATGACGGCTCGCCCACCAGGCACCAGGTGATTTTTTCATTGCGGGCTTCCAGGGTGTCCACCACCCGGGTGGTGCCGTTGATAAAGGGGCCTTCTTCGTCGCTGGTGATCAGAAAGGCGATGGAGCCTTTATGGTCGGGAAAACGGGCCACAAAGCGTTCGGTGGCCACCACCATGGCGGCGAGCGATCCTTTCATGTCGGCGGCGCCGCGACCGTGCAGGTAGCCGTCGATGTCGGTGGCCTCAAAGGGCGGTGTGTGCCATTTATCCAGGGGGCCGGGCGGGACCACGTCGGTGTGGCCGGCAAAGCAGAACAGCGGCCCCTCGGTGCCGCGGCGGGCCCAGAGGTTGGTGGTATCTTCAAACACCATGGTTTCCAGTTTGAAACCCAGGGCGGCCAGCCGCTCGCCCATCAGCTCCTGGCAGCCTTCGTCTTCGGGGGTTACCGAGGGACGGTTGATCAGTTCCCTGGTGAGAGCCAGCACGGCAGAGTCGGTCATGTGTTTCCTTACTTTCTTTGTTATTGGTTGAACAGGCTGGCATACAGCTCGGGCTTGAAGCCTAAGTGCAGCGTGCCGTCGAGATTCAAAAGTGGCCGCTTGATCATGGCCGGGTGGGCCAGCA
This window contains:
- the bamC gene encoding outer membrane protein assembly factor BamC translates to MISLLAVAVLAGCSNPETRSQANRGFDYEQETLRTAPLLIPEGLQAPRFNTEYVIPKGTAQGVTGKVLDIRPPTQVLPLVRGSEAMTEGSGLWFYQQRLDQPLERELNQALTVFFEQTDTDYDAVANGFESSGDAIGAPSQQFRWQLMPDAVRRAVAVQVQSTEGGGVLAQDRLRAEASMLNAFSLSYQRELSRQQELLDQGPIALTLDAGQGLLLAEQDYDRTWKRLITLLPRLGFDISNRQQALGYVDVEFDGLSKGDWQDLRLPALDIPEQEYRIQLGDLGSRTSLSLSNKDREPVAADVLSKLVNTLAPAFERTDLVR
- a CDS encoding glycine cleavage system protein R, with protein sequence MTHHLVVTAIGENRAGIVNEVARHVSDCGCNIVDSRLGIFGNEFTFILLLSGSWNQITRLETTLPLFGQSQQLITMMKRTQVLNQPSYVLSADADITLTDRPGIVNRCTQFFSDAGWDIQAMQNQTLNGEHNGKFQTHFQLNLPEQLSDDEAQATFERLCTELECDSYSFRLKRKPTTGNSK
- the bcp gene encoding thioredoxin-dependent thiol peroxidase, producing MTYLQEGKQAPAFTLCDQNGQAVSLSDFSGKKVLVYFYPKAMTPGCKVQACGLRDSRAELEALKVVVLGISPDSVARLKKFEEKDALNFTLLSDEDHAVADAFGVWGPKKFMGKEYDGIHRISFLIDETGTVAKVFDKFKTKDHHEVVLDYLKQQ
- a CDS encoding DNA polymerase II, with product MNPIQQGFVLTRHSRDRQGHIELHYWLCTPQGPARLTVRGERALLMVPLADRLHVEQALTGLEFEWREPGLQSFARQPLAVLYLNTMSEQQQVVQRLQAHGIEVLEHDFRPHERYLISRFIRGSAEFTGTVRPRQGFVQVDDARLRKGDWQPRFRVLSLDIECSGQGELYSIGLYGDGLARVLMIGAPEPAVTDIQWVADERALLQGLESELAAYDPDIIIGWNLVAFDLRLMLKRAALHGIRLRLGRGGEEAFLRERPHTEQVFVTLPGRVAIDGIDALKTACYAFDSFSLESVAQALLGRGKQTEDVANRLASIMHDFRVNKPKLAAYNLEDCRLVWDIFTHTRVLDFLRLRSQLTGLELDRIGGSVAAFVQVYLPHLHRAGFVAPNLPPGGGLASPGGYVMDSRPGLYRHVLVLDFKSLYPSIIRTFRIDPLGLVLGLEEEDAIPGYRGARFSRRHHFLPDIIAGLWRERDQAKREGDASRSQAIKILMNSFYGVLGSGGCRFYDTRLASSITLRGHHIMQHSARRIEAEGHEVIYGDTDSVFVLLNGEHDEGSASREGQRLAELITAHWREQLRTELNLESYLELQFESYFARFLMPTIRGREEGSKKRYAGLRVKHGESGLVFKGLETVRSDWTPLARAFQTELYRLVFNDEDPTGLVRDTLAQTLGGQRDEELVYRKRLRRPLAQYVKSQPPQVRAARLADEHNARLGRPLRYQRKGVIAYVITVNGPEPVEYRQSAIDYQHYVDKQLRPVADAILPFVGLTFEGITGQQLGLF
- the dapE gene encoding succinyl-diaminopimelate desuccinylase; its protein translation is MTDSAVLALTRELINRPSVTPEDEGCQELMGERLAALGFKLETMVFEDTTNLWARRGTEGPLFCFAGHTDVVPPGPLDKWHTPPFEATDIDGYLHGRGAADMKGSLAAMVVATERFVARFPDHKGSIAFLITSDEEGPFINGTTRVVDTLEARNEKITWCLVGEPSSTHEVGDVVKNGRRGSLTGDLTVKGVQGHVAYPHLADNPVHKAAPALAELAATTWDKGNDYFPPTSFQIANIHAGTGASNVIPGDMQVQFNFRFSTELDEDKIKARVHSVLDAHGLDYDLSWLLNGKPFLTDSGDLVAATVDAVKAVRHQEPALLTTGGTSDGRFIAQTGAQVIELGPVNATIHKLNECVKIADLEQLTDMYEGILERLLA
- a CDS encoding M15 family metallopeptidase translates to MSPDCLLGLSEHHLVPLAEPGHRLQAEAREAFVALQAAAAGAGFHLVPASSFRGFERQLAIWNGKFEGHRPLLDEHSRPLDALSLSEPERIHAILRWSALPGTSRHHWGTDLDVYDPTLLPADTRLQLEPWEYDQGGYFHPLSQWLDANMGRFGFYLPYGKVQGPGAKPQGIAAEPWHLSYRPLAQACEHQLTPTLVVDALATRPILGKTHILNMLDDIFARYIHR